GACGTGTGATCAGCTCCCCTAAGCCTGGTGTGGGGAGGCTGGTGTGAACACAGGCCCAGGGCCCCTGTGTCAGGCATTTGCTGGAGGCCAGacgcttcccctcccctcttccctcgtCCCCCAGCTCCAGTCCTGTCAGCACCAGTGTTGCCGAAAGCGAAGAAGCTGATCCTGCAGTCACTCTGGTCCCTGGGGAAGTGGAAGAGCTCCAAGTCACAGTTGGTCTCCGTGGTGAGGGCCAGGTAGAGCTCGATGTGGCCGTCGCGATCCACTCGGGCCCGTGGGCTCCGGTCCTGCCATtccacccagagcctgcagagggaaAGGCACCACAGCCAGAGGCCCGGCTCCTCCtcagaagggggaggagggggagaccccagcgtATGCCCAGCTGCCACCCACTGCCCTTGGGGTTCCAGAAGATAGGGCAACATAAAGCATGGGAGTCGTGCCAGTGGCCTGGCAAGGCCACCAGTAAGGGGAATGTTCAGTAGTAGGACTTCCTGGCTCTGGATGGGGAATAGAGAGGGCTATGCCTGCCTGGTACCTGGGACAAGAATCCCCGCCTCACTTACGCCTCTCGGATAGTGAGTTCCGGCATCCAGAGCGAGTCCCAGGGCAGCGTAACCATGCCCCGCTGGTGCCCAGTCGCGTTCAAGGCCAGGCGAGTATCCAGCCAGGACTAGGGACACAAAGATGCTACTGAGGCTCCCACTCTCCGTATACATGTGCCCCTGGGCTTGGCAGCTTGATGAAGGCCAGCACTTATGTGCTGGACTCACAGGGGTCTCCCTCCCtcaaacccacacccccatgGGTGCTCACCAGCCGAAGCAGCATCGTGGAGGAAACCGTGTACCGCAGGatgtcctgggggagggggacagcgtGTCACCTCGGAGGTGGGCATCATGTGACAAGAAGGCAGGAGACCCTAGCACTCACTAGGCTGTGTTGTCCCATCCCCAGCTCAGCACTTGGGTCGCCAAGTCCTCCACAGCCTGAGATGCTTACCACATTAAACACGTTTGACACGAACACCAGCACATCCACGAGCAGGGGCGCACTTCCGTTGTTTGGAACCTCAGTGGTTTCCTGAACCTCCTGGGGTGAGTCGAGGTTGGAGAAGGATGGCCAATCTGGGGGATGGAGGTCGAGGTCACCCGGTGCCCTGGGGCTCAAATCCCAGTGCTGAAGACCTTACACTTTCTACCTACCAACCACTGGCGCGCTGAAGCCATGCTCCTGAGCCAAGGGCTGAGTTGTTCCGAGCCTGAGGAAGGCGAGATGGAGCAGGAGGCACAGGGCCATCAGCAGCAGCCGCGCAGAGGAGCTGGATGGAGCAGCAGTGCCTAGGTTACAACCTCTATTGCAGTCACTTCTCTGAGGGACTGGGCAATTGGTTGGAGGCAGCTGTTCTTTGCAAAGACCCTGGAGCCTTGGACCtggcacacccccaccccaggttctGCAAACACGCGAAGACAAagccccaggacccagccccacccaccttgCACCTGCCTAGGCTTGCCAGTCCTGCTCCATTTCCACCACCTGGAACCAGTTACCACATTCAGGAACCACCAAGCGGACCAGGCAAGCATGGGACCCGcgcccaaacacacacacacttttctctgACATGGTCCTTCCCATCTGGGCAGGTGCAGCCTGTGTTTCCACAGCAGGCACCCACCTGGCTAAATACCCAAACCCTTACCAAAGTGCTCTGTGCTCAACGATGGTGAGTCGGGCACACCCTTTAAGAGTTTTCCTGCCTCTCCTCAAACACAACTAATTTCATGTAAAAAGACTTGGCTCAGAACTCCAGAGTGGGACAAACCCGGGGACAGGTAGAGGCTAGCTCCTGACCAAAGACCCTGGGTATTTCTGTTCTGCGGGGGATTCTCAGCCTGCGGGCAGTGCCTTAAAATCGCTGCTGTTTGCCCTGGAGCAGGACTGATGGGTGAGGGGGTGACTTTCCTGGCCCGAGGATAAACCGAGTTCTTGGAGACCAGATcccagaagagggaaggaaacgCAAAGGCTGAAGGTGGGTAGGCACTGATCTGGCTGGCGTGACACCAAGGGGCCCCAGGGAGCAGGGAACAGGCGAGGACCGCCACACGCCGGCGCACGAACTCTAGTAGGAACACACATAGTGTCCAAGTCTGTCATCGACTGACTTTATGGAACGCGCGTCAAGACTCAGCCGCCTTTGTCGCGCTCACTGGCTGCTGCTGGTTCCCCGATCTGTATATACCTGGCGCTTCCCGCTGGCCGCGTGCAAAAAGCCTTCGGTCGTCCAGCGCTCCCCAGCCTCAGGGATTTCTAAGCGGATTTTAACTCGACTGCCTTCGGTGCGGGCCCCCTCTTTCCTTGCAGCTCGGCAGAGCACCCTGCCCTCATTCATCCAGAGCTCCCCTGTGAAATCCCAGAGGCTTCTTACCACGTAGCCTGGGGACCATGAGACATGCGGAGACAGCGCGCCACTGCACGCGGAATGGTTTGAGCATTTTATTAACAGATGAAACTCCCTCCACGATCCCCCAACCTCTGACTCCAATCTTTCAACACTCAAGCGTACCCCCTAAGTGCCCTCAGGTCACATTAACTGTCAAGATGCCTCTGGGGGCCTTTTGGTCCCGCCGGGACAGGCCGGGGACTGGGCTCGAGGACTGGCGGCTGAGAGGCGCTGGCGCAGGGGCAGAGGGCCCAGCTGCCTCGCTCACGTGCGTCAGGTCTGTGGACTCGCGCTCCAGCACGCTGCCACTATGGGTGCCCTGGGCCTCGGCGCAGACGCGGCCCGAGGCTCTGCGCGGGGCGCGGCGCAGCAGGCCCGCGCAGATCTTGCGGAAGCCCTTGCGGAAGTGCTTGGAGACAAGAGCGTAGACGATGGGGTTGACGCAGGAATTGGCGTAGGAGACCAGGTGCGAGAGGATACGCAGCGCGTAGGTGGCGCGCGTAAGCGGGAAGCGGCCGAACCACACGCACAGGATAAGCGCGTGGTGAGGCATCCAACACAGGCAGAAGAGCGCGGCCACGATGATGATCATGCGCGTCACCTTGCGCTTGGCGCGCCGGGCCCCCGAGCCGGCGGCCACCGGGTCGACGGCGCGCCAGAGGTAGCGCAGGGTGCGCGCGTAGGTCAGGCCGAGCACCAGCACCGGCAGCAGGTAGCTGAAGACAAAGGTGCAGAGGTCCATGGCGCGGCGGCGAGGCGCGCTCCACGCCGGGTGGCACACGGTCAGGTTGGCTAACCGCGACTGGCGGTAGTAACTCAGGTACGGCCCGGAAAAGAGCAGCGACAGCCCCCAGATGAGCCCGATGGCCGCCAGCGCGTTCCGAGGCGTGCGCAGCTCGCGGGAGTGCAGCGGGTAGCGGATGGCCAGATACCTGCGGGTCAGAAAGGGAGACGTCCGGTGAGCCGACGGATTCGCGGGGGCAGGGCCGGACCCCTCCACCTCGAGCCCCACACTCTCTCGAGGAAGGTCTCTAGCGCGCGGTAACACCGCACAAGCCCGAAGGGCGGCACAGAGCATCCTGGGCACCCTCAGCCGCGCCTGCATGTGGGGCAGGACCCGACAGCAGAA
The DNA window shown above is from Hippopotamus amphibius kiboko isolate mHipAmp2 chromosome 17, mHipAmp2.hap2, whole genome shotgun sequence and carries:
- the GALR2 gene encoding galanin receptor type 2, whose amino-acid sequence is MNGSGSLDTEDTSEAGGGGSWQPEAVIVPMLFALIFLVGTIGNALVLAVLLRGGQAVSTTNLFILNLGVADLCFIVCCVPFQATIYTLDDWVFGSLLCKAVHFLIFLTMHASSFTLAAVSLDRYLAIRYPLHSRELRTPRNALAAIGLIWGLSLLFSGPYLSYYRQSRLANLTVCHPAWSAPRRRAMDLCTFVFSYLLPVLVLGLTYARTLRYLWRAVDPVAAGSGARRAKRKVTRMIIIVAALFCLCWMPHHALILCVWFGRFPLTRATYALRILSHLVSYANSCVNPIVYALVSKHFRKGFRKICAGLLRRAPRRASGRVCAEAQGTHSGSVLERESTDLTHVSEAAGPSAPAPAPLSRQSSSPVPGLSRRDQKAPRGILTVNVT